A segment of the Desulfofundulus kuznetsovii DSM 6115 genome:
GGAACGGTTAGGGGAAGAGGGTGTGACGGCAGAACCCACATCCTTTGCTCCGGAAGGATTGAAGATAGCCGGTTTTCCTTCCCTGCACAGCTTTGCTCCCTTTGAAGAAGGCCTGTTCCTGGTCCAGGATGAAAGTTCCATCCTGGTGGGACATGCCCTGTCGCCTTTACCGGGGGCGCGGGTACTGGATGCGGCAGCTGCTCCAGGTACCAAGACCACACACCTGGCCCAGTTGATGGGGGACCGGGGGGAAATAACCGCCCTGGACATCCATCCCCATAAAATAAAGTTGATTGCCGCCAACTGTCGCCGCCTGGGCATTACCTGTGTCCGGCCCGTGGAGGCGGATGCCCGTCATCTTGACCAGAGCACACATCATCAATGGGATTTTATCCTGCTGGATGCCCCCTGTTCCGGGTTGGGGGTGCTCCGGCGGCGGCCCGATGCCCGCTGGCGCAAGACCGAAGCTTCCATTGCGGAAATGGCAGGCCTGCAGAAAGAGATGCTGGAGGGGGTGGCCCGCTGCCTGAAACCGGGCGGGGTGCTGGTATACAGTACCTGTACCGTAACCAGGGAAGAAAACCTCGGCCAGGTGGAAGACTTTCTAAACCGCCACCCAGAGTTTCAACTGGAAGATCTTTCAACACTTTTGCCTGCCGGTCTGGATGAACAGGGAACCCTGTCCCGCGGTTATATCCAGCTTTTACCCCACCGGCACGGGATGGACGGATTTTTCATGGCCCGCCTGCGCAAGAGGGTCCCTGTGTGAGTGGCGTCCGCCCCGAAGAAGCGGCTTTCCCAACCAGGGACATTGTCGCCTCATAGTAAAGACTCCAGGATCTGAAAATTTTTAGTTGCGGGTATGGTATAATATAATGATAGGTGATGTCGACGAAACGGGGAACACGGCCATGGTTAATTTAAAGGACCTCACCCTTGACCAGATAAAGGACCTTTTAGGCCGGTTGGGGGAACCGCCTTACAGGGCCCTGCAACTGGCCCGCTGGCTTTTCCAGCGGAATTGCCTGTCCTGGGATGAGATGACCGATCTGCCCAAGGACTTGCGGGCCAGGCTAAAAGACATAGCCCTTTTGCGCGGTTTGACATTGGTGCGGAAACAGGTTTCCCGCCGGGGGGATGCCATAAAGTACTTATACGGCCTGGCTGACGGCCAGGCCGTAGAAAGCGTGTTTATGCGCTACATTTACGGTTGCTCCGCTTGCATTTCCACCCAGGTGGGGTGCCGTATGGGCTGCCGTTTTTGTGCTTCCACCATTGGCGGCTTTATTCGAAACCTTTCACCAGGGGAAATGTACGATCAGGTTTTAGCCATGCAATCCGACGTTGGTGAGAGGATCAGCCACGTTGTGCTCATGGGGTCCGGGGAACCCCTGGACAACTTCGACCACGTCATGATTTTTCTAGAACACCTTACCGCACCCTACGGTTTGCAGATTGGATACCGGCATATTACTCTATCTACCTGCGGGGTAGTACCGGGAATTTTAAAGTTGTCCCGGCGGCGCCTGCCTTTAACCCTGGCCGTATCCCTGCACGCCCCTAACGATGAACTACGTAACCGTCTTATGCCCATCAACCGGCGCTATCCCCTGGGTGAGCTTATACCCGCCTGCCGGGAATACATAAAACTTACCGGCCGGCGTATCACCTTTGAGTATGTCCTTTTGGCCAGCGTGAACGATAGCCCACGCTTTGCCCTCGAACTGGCCCGGCTGGTGGGGGGATTGCTTTGCCATATCAACCTTATCCCGGCGAATCCTGTGAGCACAAGGGAGTTTTCCCGTACTCCCGCGGCGCGGGTACAGCGCTTTAAAAATTTACTGGAGAAGGCCGGTCTTTCAGTAACGGTGCGGCGGGAACTGGGCAGCGACATTGATGCCGCTTGCGGGCAACTGCGTCGCCGCGTTCTGGGATTGAATAGATAGGGAGGGGGACCCCCATGGGACTCTTTTCCGGTTTGGAAGGTAGTTTGGAAAGATACATTGAGGGCTTCTTCCGGGATAAATTTAAAGGCCGGGTACAGCCGTTAGAAATGGCCAAGAGGTTGGCCCGGGAAATGCGCGACCGGAAACGGATAAGTATCAGCCGGATTTATGTACCCAATGAGTTTACCATTTATTTACACCCTGAGGATTACCGGGCGGTTTCTTCCATTGCTCCCCTTATGGCCCGGGAGTTACAGGATTACCTGGCCCAGAAAGCGCAGGAAAAAAATTTTACCCTGGTTGCCCCTCCCCGGGTGGAAATCCAGGAGGACACGGCAGTGCCGGAGGGCCAGATGCGCATTGAGGGACGCTTTGGGGATGCAGCTTACATGCCTGGCGAAGAGGAAACAGGTACGGCTGGAAACAGGGAAGGGGAGTTTGAGGATACCCTGGAATATCAACCGGCCAGGTACACCGCCCCGGTACCGGTAGTTTCCGCGGGGCCCAGGGCGCGCCTGGTGGTCAAGGCCGGCCCCCAGGTAGGGAAGGTTTTTCCCCTGCAACCTTCCACCATGGTTATTGGCCGGCGGGATACCTGTGATGTGGTTTTCAGCGATAGCAGTGTTTCCCGACGCCACGCCCAGCTGGAATACCGGGGTGGAGAGTATGTGATTACGGATTTGGGCAGCACTAACGGTGTCTATGTTAATGGGGTACGGGTGAATACCAAGGTCTTGGCTCCGGGGGATGCCATTAAAATGGGCGCCACCCTTTGTATTTTCGAGGTGGAATGATGTGCTGGGCCTTTTGCTAACGCTATTGCGGTATCTTTTCCTTTTTCTTCTTTACGCCTTTTTATTTGTGGTAGTCCGCCAGATGTTTTTGGGTCTCCGGGAATACCCGGCCATGGCCACCCCGGCTGCCGCCGGGAGAAACCCCGGCAATGAAACCAAACCCCTTCACGGTTCCCGGGAAGCTGCTGTTCCGAAACCGGGTGGGCGGCTGGTGGTTCTGGCCAGTCCCGATCCCCGGCTGGAAAAGGGAATGACCTTTTACCTGGGGGAAAGGATTACCCTGGGGCGGGGTGAACATAACGGCCTGGTTATCCCTGATCCTTTTTCCTCCCAGGAGCATGCGGTCATTTTTTCCCGGGGTGACCAGTACTGGGTGCAGGATCTGGGCAGTTTAAACGGTACCTATCTTAATGAGGTGCGCCTGGACCGGCCCACCGTTCTGGCCGACGGCGACCGTCTACGTATCGGCGGCGTTACCTTTCAATTTGTGAGGTGGGCTTATGAAGTGGAGTCAAGCCAGTGACGCGGGGCTGGTACGGCGGATAAATGAAGACAGCCTGTGTATAGAACCCGGGTTGGGTTTGTTTGTTGTGGCCGATGGCATGGGCGGTCATCAGGCCGGCGAAATTGCCAGCCGGACGGCCATCGCTGAACTGGTGCGCTTCCTTAAGGCACGCCATCCTTTCCCGGACGATCCGGGAACAATACTGGTGCAGGGTGTGCAAGAAGCCAACCGGCTGGTTTATCAATTATCTTCCAGCAACCTCAGCTACCGGGGTATGGGTACCACCTTAACCGCGGCCCTGGTTACAAAGGATTATCTTTACCTGGCCCATGTGGGAGATAGCCGTATATACCTGTTGCGCAAGGGAAAAATGCACCAGCTTACGGAAGATCATTCCCTGGTCCAGGAGCTGGTTCGGCTGGGGGGCCTCAGTGAAGAGCAGGCCCGTTGCCATCCCCAGCGCAATGTGCTCACCCGTGCTCTAGGTATTGAACCCAGGGTAGAGGTGGATGGAGCTCGGGTAAAAATCCAGCCTGGTGACAAAGTCCTCCTGTGTACCGATGGCTTGACGGTGCATTTATCACCCCAGGAGATAGTCATGCTGGTGGAAAAAAACCCGGATTTGAACCGGGCCGTGAACAAGCTGGTGCAGGTCGCCCTTGAGCGGGGTGGCAGTGATAACATTACCGTGATCTTAATGGCGGTGGAATGAAGATGTTTTCTCCGGGGGCATGCCATTTGCGGGCCGTCGAAGGAAAGTTGCTTTTTTGGGCCTGCGCTTACCTGCTGGTAGGAGCGGGGGCACTTTATTTCCTTAAGCCGGCGCCGTCCACAGCAGTGGTGCTGATAGGTGCGCTGGCCACCATGGCGGCCTTCTGGGGCCTTCACTTCTTCTGGTCATGGACCGGTTTTGCCGGGGATCCCTTTTTGCTGCCCCTGGTGGCCTTTTTTTCCTCTACCAGCCTGGTTTTTCTTTATCGTTTAAATCCGGCTTACGCAGTACGTCAGTTTGTGTGGTTGATGATCGGCCTGTTTACCCTTTGGGTGATTACCCGCTTCTTACTTCGTTACCGGGTGCTGGCCGATTATAAGTATGTTTATGCCCTGGCGGGAATAATCGGCCTTTTGCTGCCCATATTTCTTGGGGTGGAGCAGGGAGGGGCAAAAAGTTGGCTGGATTTAGGATTGTTTCAGGTGCAGCCCTCGGAGTTTGTGAAGATCCTGCTGGTGCTTTTCCTGGCCTCCTTTCTGGCCGAAAACCGCCTGGCCCTGGCTGAAGGTACCCGGACGCTAATGGGTATTGCCCTGCCTGCACCGCAGGAATGGGGACCCTTGCTGGTCATGTGGGGTGTTTCCCTTTTGCTCTTAATCTTTCAAAAGGACCTGGGTGCTGCGCTTATTTATTTTACTACCTTTTTGGCCATGGTTTACGCCAGCACAGCCCGGGTAGCCTATGTTTGCCTGGGAGGAGCGCTTTTTTTAGCCGGGGCGGCAGGCAGTTACGCCCTTTTTGAACACGTCCGGCTGCGGGTGGAAATCTGGCTCAATCCCTGGAAGTACGTGGAAACCGCCGGTTACCAGGTGGTTCAATCCCTTTTCGCCCTGGCAGCGGGTGGACTCACCGGATCCGGGCTAGGTGCTGGCCTGCCCCAGTTCGTTCCGGCGGTGCATACTGATTTTATTTTTGCGGCTATAACTGAGGAATTGGGTCTGGCCGGCGGCCTTGGCCTGTTAATCATTTATATGCTCTTTGTCTACCGGGGGTTCGTTATTGCTCTGGCGGCCCGGGATGATTTTGCCTGCCTTCTGGCGGCAGGATTTACCGCTTTAATGGGATTGCAAACCTTTATCATTATTGCCGGAGTAATCAAGCTGTTGCCCTTGACTGGAGTTACTCTACCTTTTGTCAGTTACGGTGGCAGTTCCCTGGTGGCCAATTTCATCATTTTGGGCCTTTTATTGAATATATCCCACGAGACACAGGTTGGAGTCGTTGAAAAACGGTTAGCGCGTTGGAAGCATTGGCGGGGGTGAAAATGAAAAATAATATCCGTCGGTTAAGCTATTTGATCCTGGGTTCCTTTGTCGTCTTAAGCCTGTATATCGGTTATGTGAATGTATTCCTGGGGCCGGCTCTGGCCACGGACCCCCATAACCGGCGCCTGGCTGCTTATGAGGCTAAAGTGCACCGGGGCACCATTTACGACCGCCGGGGAGCAGCACTGGCGAAAAGCGAAGGAGACAGGCGCAGCTACCCCTTGGGAAAAGATGCCGCCCACGTAGTAGGTTTTATCTCCCAGCGTTACGGGCGCACCGGGCTGGAATCGGCCTATGACCGTTATCTTTTAGCCATGACCGACGAAGAAAAAATTGAGGTGATTATTGACCGCCTGCTGGGGCGTCCCCGGGTGGGCAACGATGTGGTGGTTACTCTGGATGCCCGCCTGCAGCAGTTGGCCATGCGGCTTATGGGTAAACGGCGGGGAGCAGTGGTGGCACTGGATCCAAGGAACGGGGAGATCTTAGCCCTGGCCAGCAGCCCCAGCTACGATCCCAATGCCATCGGGCAACCGGCTGGCCGTTCTCCTGATGGCAAGGTTCTTACCGTATACGACTTGTTGCAGCGGGATAAAGGGGCTCCGCTTTTAAACCGGGCTACCCAGGGGGCCTATCCGCCCGGCTCAACCTTTAAATTAATCACCGCAGCCGGTGCCCTGACTACAAATCCCGAGGTGATCAAACGTATTTTTAATTGTCAGGGTAGTCTAATAATCGATGGTTTTCGACTTGCCGATACTGCTGCTCACGGGGCGGTGGATTTCTACCGGGCCCTGGCGGTGTCCTGCAATACCACTTTTGCCCGACTGGGCCTGGAGATGGGAGCAGAAAGGTTTTACCAGACTGCCCGCGCTTTTGGCTTGACTTTAAACCCCTGGGCGGGTGGCCTTCCGGAGGTTGCTTACCGGCCCGGGACCCTCGCCCCCCCGGAAAAGATGAATAAACCCCATCTGGGCTCCAGTGCCATCGGTCAGGGGGAGGTGCTGGTCAACCCGTTGCAAATGGCCCTGGTGGCGGCAGCCATTGCCAACGACGGGGTAATTATGCGCCCCCACCTTTTAGCCCGGGTACAGGACCCGTACGGAGGAGTGCTTTTACAGTCTGTCCCCAGGCCCTGGCTTACCGCGATCAGTCCGGAGGTTGCCGGTGTCATCAAGGAGGCTATGGTGGATGTGGTAAGGGAGGGAACCGGCAGGGGGGCGGCCCTTTCCGGGATAACCGTGGCCGGTAAAACAGGCTCGGCCCAGAACCCCAAAGGGGACACCCATGCCTGGTTTGTTGGCTTTGCCCCGGCCGAAAAACCCCGGGTGGTAGTGGCGGTGATTGTGGAAAACGGTGGTGCCGGCGGGGTGGTGGCCGCCCCCATTGCCCGGGAGATGATCCGGGCGGTACTGACTGCCGGCCCGTAGTTTAGAATAAAATGGAATTGGAAAAGCTAAACTACCCAACCAAGACTTGAGGTGACAAGTAATGATTGGGAGGCAGTTGGGAAACCGGTACGAAATCCTGGAACAACTGGGCGGCGGGGGAATGGCCGTTGTTTATAAAGGCCGGGATACTTTCTTAAACCGCCTGGTTACCATTAAGATTTTGCGCCCCGAATTCTCCTCGGATAAGGACTTTACCCGCCGTTTTCGCCGGGAAGCCCAGGCGGTGGCCAGCCTTTCCCACCCCAACATCGTGTCCATTTACGATGTGGGGCAGGAAGATGACATCCAGTACCTGGTGATGGAGTATGTGGACGGGGAGGACTTGAAAACCGTCATCCGCCGGGAAGGTGCCCTGCCTCCGGAAAAGGCGGTGCAGATTGCTTTCCAGGTCCTGGAGGCCCTGGAACACGCCCACGAGAACAACATCGTGCACCGGGATATTAAACCCCATAATATCCTGATTACAAAGAGTGGGCGGGCAAAACTAACTGATTTCGGC
Coding sequences within it:
- a CDS encoding FhaA domain-containing protein, yielding MGLFSGLEGSLERYIEGFFRDKFKGRVQPLEMAKRLAREMRDRKRISISRIYVPNEFTIYLHPEDYRAVSSIAPLMARELQDYLAQKAQEKNFTLVAPPRVEIQEDTAVPEGQMRIEGRFGDAAYMPGEEETGTAGNREGEFEDTLEYQPARYTAPVPVVSAGPRARLVVKAGPQVGKVFPLQPSTMVIGRRDTCDVVFSDSSVSRRHAQLEYRGGEYVITDLGSTNGVYVNGVRVNTKVLAPGDAIKMGATLCIFEVE
- the rsmB gene encoding 16S rRNA (cytosine(967)-C(5))-methyltransferase RsmB is translated as MARINAREVALKVLYAVDQEEAYANLALDRILEHYRPGKLDRAFATELAYGVLRRLNTLDWLLGHFLRQPLASQNPWIRNLLRLGAYQIMYMDRVPDSAAVNESAELARRYGHPGAVGFVNGVLRNLARRGRQIPLPDLKDDPVAYISLYYSHPAWLVRRWLKEYGLEETIALCQANNGPAPNTVRTNTLKISRQELMERLGEEGVTAEPTSFAPEGLKIAGFPSLHSFAPFEEGLFLVQDESSILVGHALSPLPGARVLDAAAAPGTKTTHLAQLMGDRGEITALDIHPHKIKLIAANCRRLGITCVRPVEADARHLDQSTHHQWDFILLDAPCSGLGVLRRRPDARWRKTEASIAEMAGLQKEMLEGVARCLKPGGVLVYSTCTVTREENLGQVEDFLNRHPEFQLEDLSTLLPAGLDEQGTLSRGYIQLLPHRHGMDGFFMARLRKRVPV
- a CDS encoding FtsW/RodA/SpoVE family cell cycle protein encodes the protein MFSPGACHLRAVEGKLLFWACAYLLVGAGALYFLKPAPSTAVVLIGALATMAAFWGLHFFWSWTGFAGDPFLLPLVAFFSSTSLVFLYRLNPAYAVRQFVWLMIGLFTLWVITRFLLRYRVLADYKYVYALAGIIGLLLPIFLGVEQGGAKSWLDLGLFQVQPSEFVKILLVLFLASFLAENRLALAEGTRTLMGIALPAPQEWGPLLVMWGVSLLLLIFQKDLGAALIYFTTFLAMVYASTARVAYVCLGGALFLAGAAGSYALFEHVRLRVEIWLNPWKYVETAGYQVVQSLFALAAGGLTGSGLGAGLPQFVPAVHTDFIFAAITEELGLAGGLGLLIIYMLFVYRGFVIALAARDDFACLLAAGFTALMGLQTFIIIAGVIKLLPLTGVTLPFVSYGGSSLVANFIILGLLLNISHETQVGVVEKRLARWKHWRG
- the rlmN gene encoding 23S rRNA (adenine(2503)-C(2))-methyltransferase RlmN, whose amino-acid sequence is MIGDVDETGNTAMVNLKDLTLDQIKDLLGRLGEPPYRALQLARWLFQRNCLSWDEMTDLPKDLRARLKDIALLRGLTLVRKQVSRRGDAIKYLYGLADGQAVESVFMRYIYGCSACISTQVGCRMGCRFCASTIGGFIRNLSPGEMYDQVLAMQSDVGERISHVVLMGSGEPLDNFDHVMIFLEHLTAPYGLQIGYRHITLSTCGVVPGILKLSRRRLPLTLAVSLHAPNDELRNRLMPINRRYPLGELIPACREYIKLTGRRITFEYVLLASVNDSPRFALELARLVGGLLCHINLIPANPVSTREFSRTPAARVQRFKNLLEKAGLSVTVRRELGSDIDAACGQLRRRVLGLNR
- a CDS encoding FHA domain-containing protein, which codes for MLGLLLTLLRYLFLFLLYAFLFVVVRQMFLGLREYPAMATPAAAGRNPGNETKPLHGSREAAVPKPGGRLVVLASPDPRLEKGMTFYLGERITLGRGEHNGLVIPDPFSSQEHAVIFSRGDQYWVQDLGSLNGTYLNEVRLDRPTVLADGDRLRIGGVTFQFVRWAYEVESSQ
- a CDS encoding peptidoglycan D,D-transpeptidase FtsI family protein, which gives rise to MKNNIRRLSYLILGSFVVLSLYIGYVNVFLGPALATDPHNRRLAAYEAKVHRGTIYDRRGAALAKSEGDRRSYPLGKDAAHVVGFISQRYGRTGLESAYDRYLLAMTDEEKIEVIIDRLLGRPRVGNDVVVTLDARLQQLAMRLMGKRRGAVVALDPRNGEILALASSPSYDPNAIGQPAGRSPDGKVLTVYDLLQRDKGAPLLNRATQGAYPPGSTFKLITAAGALTTNPEVIKRIFNCQGSLIIDGFRLADTAAHGAVDFYRALAVSCNTTFARLGLEMGAERFYQTARAFGLTLNPWAGGLPEVAYRPGTLAPPEKMNKPHLGSSAIGQGEVLVNPLQMALVAAAIANDGVIMRPHLLARVQDPYGGVLLQSVPRPWLTAISPEVAGVIKEAMVDVVREGTGRGAALSGITVAGKTGSAQNPKGDTHAWFVGFAPAEKPRVVVAVIVENGGAGGVVAAPIAREMIRAVLTAGP
- a CDS encoding Stp1/IreP family PP2C-type Ser/Thr phosphatase — translated: MKWSQASDAGLVRRINEDSLCIEPGLGLFVVADGMGGHQAGEIASRTAIAELVRFLKARHPFPDDPGTILVQGVQEANRLVYQLSSSNLSYRGMGTTLTAALVTKDYLYLAHVGDSRIYLLRKGKMHQLTEDHSLVQELVRLGGLSEEQARCHPQRNVLTRALGIEPRVEVDGARVKIQPGDKVLLCTDGLTVHLSPQEIVMLVEKNPDLNRAVNKLVQVALERGGSDNITVILMAVE